CTAATCTTTGTTAAAATTCCATAAAATAATCTCTATGTtgtctttgttgctttttcagaTGCAACCTACCTCCTTTGGATAAAGGCTATGAGAAACATGTGGGCATGAAGACAGACCTTGTGACAGCAAACCCAAGCATCTTCCTAGAGAAGTGAGCAAGATGATGAATCACTGCACCTTAAAATTTTCATTTTGTCTTGTTGCTTCACAtcgttttttaaatatttttcatcTTCAGGTATGGGGCTCTAAAGGGGCGTCGTCGTCCGTTCGTGGAGAGTCTGCGTAGCTACGGCAACTCCTTGCTGCTCCTTCCCGCCTTCTCCTATGGCCACAACACTCCTGTGTGCATGCGGGCCGTCTACAGCATTGAGGACTTTGAAAGCCCCACCAGGCCCATCTTCTTTAACCCTGAGTACCTCCAGAGTCTGGCCCTCTTCTGGCGCTCCCAAGGCCTACAAGCAGTGCGGCTCAGCACCGGCATAATGATGGCCAGCCTGGCGCTGGAACACTGTGCCAACGTGCATCTATACGGGTTCTGGCCCTTCAGTAATCACCCAGATGGACTCTATGCCCTGACTAACCACTACTACGATGACAGACAAACTAAAAAGAAATTCCACGCCATGCCTACTGAGTTTGATCTCTTGTTGCGGCTGCACAGTCAGGGGGTGCTCAGGCTTCACCTGGGAGATTGTTGACCAGCTGACAGGACAGGAGCAAAGTGCCTTGTTTGTAGCCCAGTAACTTGTGAAATCTTTTATATACTTTTGAATGAATTGACAGATTATTTTGGCTACCATGTTAAAATAAAGAAGCTGCAAAAGTACCTTCTTGCTTGCCTCTC
This window of the Sander lucioperca isolate FBNREF2018 chromosome 21, SLUC_FBN_1.2, whole genome shotgun sequence genome carries:
- the LOC116063728 gene encoding LOW QUALITY PROTEIN: alpha-2,8-sialyltransferase 8F-like (The sequence of the model RefSeq protein was modified relative to this genomic sequence to represent the inferred CDS: substituted 1 base at 1 genomic stop codon); the protein is MRVQLLKSFFSLVITLCLGSLLTTFIWYMVDNNNVEPHRPPPHKKSRPRPSDLCKGCREVIDKVQQHYSQPWKKQEDNYQKFRSLLSSKCHGFDKAIITQANTPVGSKLVYDGEKKRTLQVTPEIFSTFVKENPFPNKSRDTCAVVGNGGILTDSGCGKMIDSAQFVMRCNLPPLDKGYEKHVGMKTDLVTANPSIFLEKYGALKGRRRPFVESLRSYGNSLLLLPAFSYGHNTPVCMRAVYSIEDFESPTRPIFFNPEYLQSLALFWRSQGLQAVRLSTGIMMASLALEHCANVHLYGFWPFSNHPDGLYALTNHYYDDRQTKKKFHAMPTEFDLLLRLHSQGVLRLHLGDCXPADRTGANDTTSARVTVIRLIGL